From one Gadus morhua chromosome 8, gadMor3.0, whole genome shotgun sequence genomic stretch:
- the kctd1 gene encoding BTB/POZ domain-containing protein KCTD1 isoform X2, with protein MFQDNRSSMSRPMINRSPASPLSNQGIPAPAQLTKSNAPVHIDVGGHMYTSSLATLTKYPESRIGRLFDGTEPIVLDSLKQHYFIDRDGHMFRYILNFLRTSKLLIPDDFKDYSLLYEEARYFQLQPMLTELERWRQDRELSRVSRPCECLVVRVAPDLGERITLSGDKALIEDVFPEIGDVMCNSVNAGWNHDSTHVIRFPLNGYCHLNSVQVLERLQQRGFDIVGSCGGGVDSSQFSEYVLRRELRRTGQRTPNSNRIKQEQLD; from the exons ATGTTTCAG gATAACCGCTCCAGCATGTCCCGGCCCATGATCAACCGGTCGCCGGCCTCCCCCCTCAGCAACCAGGGCATCCCCGCGCCTGCCCAGCTCACCAAGTCCAACGCCCCGGTGCACATCGACGTGGGCGGACACATGTACACCAGCAGCCTGGCCACGCTCACGAAGTACCCAGAGTCCAG AATCGGCCGTCTCTTCGATGGCACGGAGCCCATAGTGCTGGACAGCCTGAAGCAGCACTACTTCATTGACAGGGATGGACACATGTTCCGCTACATCCTCAACTTCCTCCGGACGTCCAAGCTCCTCATCCCAGACGACTTCAAA GACTACAGCCTGCTGTACGAGGAGGCGCGCTACTTCCAGCTGCAGCCCATGCTGACGGAGCTGGAGCGCTGGCGGCAGGACCGCGAGCTGAGCCGGGTGTCGCGGCCGTGCGAGTGCCTGGTGGTGCGCGTGGCGCCCGACCTGGGCGAGCGCATCACGCTGAGCGGCGACAAGGCGCTCATCGAGGACGTCTTCCCCGAGATCGGCGACGTCATGTGCAACTCGGTCAACGCCGGCTGGAACCACGACTCCACGCACGTCATCCGCTTCCCCCTCAACGGCTACTGCCACCTCAACTCTGTGCAG gtgCTGGAGCGCCTGCAGCAGCGTGGCTTTGACATCGTGggctcttgcggcggcggcgtggacTCGTCCCAGTTCAGCGAGTACGTCCTCCGGAGGGAACTGAGGAGGACGGGTCAGCGGACCCCCAACTCAAACAGGATAAAACAGGAGCAGCTGGACTAG
- the kctd1 gene encoding BTB/POZ domain-containing protein KCTD1 isoform X3, whose translation MSRPMINRSPASPLSNQGIPAPAQLTKSNAPVHIDVGGHMYTSSLATLTKYPESRIGRLFDGTEPIVLDSLKQHYFIDRDGHMFRYILNFLRTSKLLIPDDFKDYSLLYEEARYFQLQPMLTELERWRQDRELSRVSRPCECLVVRVAPDLGERITLSGDKALIEDVFPEIGDVMCNSVNAGWNHDSTHVIRFPLNGYCHLNSVQVLERLQQRGFDIVGSCGGGVDSSQFSEYVLRRELRRTGQRTPNSNRIKQEQLD comes from the exons ATGTCCCGGCCCATGATCAACCGGTCGCCGGCCTCCCCCCTCAGCAACCAGGGCATCCCCGCGCCTGCCCAGCTCACCAAGTCCAACGCCCCGGTGCACATCGACGTGGGCGGACACATGTACACCAGCAGCCTGGCCACGCTCACGAAGTACCCAGAGTCCAG AATCGGCCGTCTCTTCGATGGCACGGAGCCCATAGTGCTGGACAGCCTGAAGCAGCACTACTTCATTGACAGGGATGGACACATGTTCCGCTACATCCTCAACTTCCTCCGGACGTCCAAGCTCCTCATCCCAGACGACTTCAAA GACTACAGCCTGCTGTACGAGGAGGCGCGCTACTTCCAGCTGCAGCCCATGCTGACGGAGCTGGAGCGCTGGCGGCAGGACCGCGAGCTGAGCCGGGTGTCGCGGCCGTGCGAGTGCCTGGTGGTGCGCGTGGCGCCCGACCTGGGCGAGCGCATCACGCTGAGCGGCGACAAGGCGCTCATCGAGGACGTCTTCCCCGAGATCGGCGACGTCATGTGCAACTCGGTCAACGCCGGCTGGAACCACGACTCCACGCACGTCATCCGCTTCCCCCTCAACGGCTACTGCCACCTCAACTCTGTGCAG gtgCTGGAGCGCCTGCAGCAGCGTGGCTTTGACATCGTGggctcttgcggcggcggcgtggacTCGTCCCAGTTCAGCGAGTACGTCCTCCGGAGGGAACTGAGGAGGACGGGTCAGCGGACCCCCAACTCAAACAGGATAAAACAGGAGCAGCTGGACTAG
- the kctd1 gene encoding BTB/POZ domain-containing protein KCTD1 isoform X1 → MDETDIMDLTHHKTRKRPRPISSLDSESMHASLKRLPIRALECRDPSLMFALRGDPIPAASLKQNDHSVSSSPTTVMPAQDNRSSMSRPMINRSPASPLSNQGIPAPAQLTKSNAPVHIDVGGHMYTSSLATLTKYPESRIGRLFDGTEPIVLDSLKQHYFIDRDGHMFRYILNFLRTSKLLIPDDFKDYSLLYEEARYFQLQPMLTELERWRQDRELSRVSRPCECLVVRVAPDLGERITLSGDKALIEDVFPEIGDVMCNSVNAGWNHDSTHVIRFPLNGYCHLNSVQVLERLQQRGFDIVGSCGGGVDSSQFSEYVLRRELRRTGQRTPNSNRIKQEQLD, encoded by the exons ATGGACGAAACGGATATCATGGACTTAACGCATCACAAAACGAGAAAGCGACCGCGTCCAATCAGTTCTTTGGATTCCGAGTCCATGCACGCGTCTCTTAAACGGCTCCCGATCCGAGCGCTGGAGTGCAGGGATCCCTCGCTTATGTTTGCACTTAGAGGAGATCCGATACCTGCAGCGTCTTTGAAGCAAAATGATCATTCCGTGTCTTCCTCTCCGACCACAGTAATGCCAGCGCAG gATAACCGCTCCAGCATGTCCCGGCCCATGATCAACCGGTCGCCGGCCTCCCCCCTCAGCAACCAGGGCATCCCCGCGCCTGCCCAGCTCACCAAGTCCAACGCCCCGGTGCACATCGACGTGGGCGGACACATGTACACCAGCAGCCTGGCCACGCTCACGAAGTACCCAGAGTCCAG AATCGGCCGTCTCTTCGATGGCACGGAGCCCATAGTGCTGGACAGCCTGAAGCAGCACTACTTCATTGACAGGGATGGACACATGTTCCGCTACATCCTCAACTTCCTCCGGACGTCCAAGCTCCTCATCCCAGACGACTTCAAA GACTACAGCCTGCTGTACGAGGAGGCGCGCTACTTCCAGCTGCAGCCCATGCTGACGGAGCTGGAGCGCTGGCGGCAGGACCGCGAGCTGAGCCGGGTGTCGCGGCCGTGCGAGTGCCTGGTGGTGCGCGTGGCGCCCGACCTGGGCGAGCGCATCACGCTGAGCGGCGACAAGGCGCTCATCGAGGACGTCTTCCCCGAGATCGGCGACGTCATGTGCAACTCGGTCAACGCCGGCTGGAACCACGACTCCACGCACGTCATCCGCTTCCCCCTCAACGGCTACTGCCACCTCAACTCTGTGCAG gtgCTGGAGCGCCTGCAGCAGCGTGGCTTTGACATCGTGggctcttgcggcggcggcgtggacTCGTCCCAGTTCAGCGAGTACGTCCTCCGGAGGGAACTGAGGAGGACGGGTCAGCGGACCCCCAACTCAAACAGGATAAAACAGGAGCAGCTGGACTAG